In Carassius auratus strain Wakin chromosome 46, ASM336829v1, whole genome shotgun sequence, the following proteins share a genomic window:
- the LOC113064096 gene encoding uncharacterized protein LOC113064096, protein MSNMLREELDLTNVNEFFWTDSKVVLGYINNDARRFHTFVSNRVQKIRQSTAPKQWQYVPTDDNPADNASRGRTINELLSSNWFSGPSFLWKKEIETSNVVPELPIGDPEVKKIQTFQTETTESKDLVDHLSKFSSWSNAVKAIARLVRRIKKDKTNAPASVGEQEHAKGLILKGVQKQAYQKEMDVLSQGKQLPGYNKLHHLDAFIGLHGMIKVGGRLIHSSCTHSFKHPLILPKDHHVTKLIIAHYHESVKHQGKGFTINAIRSSGYWIPGINRAVTSYIRNCVPCRRLRKPVEGQRMSDLPTERVEPSPPFVYCGMDCFGPFMTKEGRKQHKRYGLLLTCFCSRAIHIEMLEDMSTDAFINSLRCFIAIRGTVRQIRCDQGTNFVGAKNELNSALQQLDPERLTAFLADKQCDFVMNPPHSSHAGGVWERQIKTVRSVLNATVSLSSGRLNDASLRTLFYEAMAIVNSRPLTVDNLNDPKSLEPLTPNHLITMKATTVLPPPGKFIREDIYGRKRWRQVQYLTEQFWSRWKKEYLHNITARQCWHAPKRNLQIGDVVMDTDENLPRNEWRLGRVIDTVTSQDGLVRKVTIALGDKKLNKKGERVNKVSVVERPAQKLVLLLEAE, encoded by the coding sequence ATGAGCAATATGCTCAGAGAAGAGCTTGACCTCACCAATGTCAATGAATTCTTTTGGACTGACTCAAAGGTGGTCTTGGGTTACATCAATAACGACGCCCGTCGTTTTCATACGTTTGTATCCAACAGAGTCCAAAAAATACGCCAAAGCACAGCACCCAAACAATGGCAATACGTCCCAACAGATGATAACCCAGCAGACAATGCTTCAAGAGGAAGAACAATAAATGAATTGCTCTCGTCCAACTGGTTCTCAGGTCCTTCATTCCTGTGGAAGAAAGAAATAGAGACCTCAAATGTTGTACCGGAGCTTCCAATAGGAGATCCAGAAGTTAAAAAGATCCAGACGTTTCAAACAGAAACCACAGAAAGTAAAGATCTTGTAGACCATTTGTCAAAGTTCTCATCTTGGTCTAATGCTGTCAAAGCTATTGCACGCCTTGTGAGACGGATTAAGAAGGATAAAACTAATGCGCCAGCTTCTGTAGGTGAACAGGAACATGCAAAAGGCTTGATTCTAAAAGGAGTTCAAAAACAAGCATATCAGAAAGAAATGGATGTCCTGAGTCAAGGAAAACAACTTCCAGGTTATAATAAACTTCATCACCTGGACGCCTTCATAGGCCTTCATGGTATGATCAAGGTGGGAGGAAGACTTATCCACTCATCATGCACTCACTCGTTCAAGCACCCACTGATCCTTCCTAAAGATCATCATGTAACAAAGTTGATTATTGCACACTATCATGAAAGTGTAAAGCATCAAGGAAAGGGTTTCACAATTAATGCAATCAGATCTTCTGGCTATTGGATACCTGGAATAAACAGAGCTGTCACATCTTACATTCGCAACTGTGTACCTTGTAGAAGGTTGAGAAAACCTGTGGAAGGCCAGCGGATGAGTGATCTTCCCACAGAACGTGTAGAGCCTTCCCCACCGTTTGTGTATTGTGGTATGGATTGCTTTGGTCCATTCATGACTAAAGAAGGAAGAAAACAGCACAAAAGGTATGGTCTGCTTCTAACTTGCTTTTGTTCAAGAGCCATTCATATAGAAATGTTAGAAGATATGTCCACAGATGCTTTCATCAACAGTTTGCGATGCTTTATTGCAATTCGAGGCACAGTACGACAGATCAGATGTGACCAAGGTACCAATTTCGTTGGCGCAAAAAACGAACTGAACTCAGCATTACAGCAGCTTGACCCAGAAAGGCTCACCGCTTTCCTTGCAGATAAACAGTGTGATTTTGTAATGAATCCCCCTCATTCCAGTCATGCAGGTGGTGTATGGGAGCGTCAAATCAAAACTGTACGGAGTGTTCTTAATGCTACAGTTTCCCTCTCATCAGGCAGGCTTAACGATGCTTCACTGCGCACTTTATTTTATGAAGCCATGGCGATAGTCAACAGCCGCCCCCTTACAGTGGATAACCTGAACGACCCCAAGAGCTTAGAACCACTCACACCTAACCATCTGATTACCATGAAAGCCACCACGGTCCTACCACCACCAGGAAAGTTCATAAGAGAAGACATCTACGGGAGAAAGAGATGGAGACAGGTGCAGTACCTTACTGAACAGTTTTGGAGTAGATGGAAAAAAGAGTATCTCCACAACATTACGGCTAGACAATGCTGGCATGCTCCAAAAAGGAATTTGCAGATTGGTGATGTGGTCATGGATACAGATGAGAACCTTCCAAGAAATGAGTGGAGACTAGGACGGGTCATAGACACTGTAACTAGCCAAGATGGACTAGTAAGGAAAGTCACAATAGCACTCGgtgacaaaaaactaaacaaaaaaggaGAACGGGTAAACAAGGTCTCAGTCGTAGAGAGACCAGCTCAGAAGTTGGTCTTATTATTGGAAGCGGAGTGA